The genomic interval attaaaaaaaaaattcactataATCTTATGTATATGATTAAATGCATTTTTACAAACATGTTATGTTATGTAACTTAGATTTTTAAgaatctaaaatattaaaaataaattattaaaaaaataatatattacatgCGTCGAtgtaaataacataataaaattaacttatttaGTTGGCTAGCATAAGAGGTGGATGTGTGAGTCTCATCTCTTGTGGGGGTGGGTGGCTAGCATAAGAGTGAGTCTCATCATCTCTTGTGGGGGTGGGTGGCTAACATAAGAGGTGGATATGTGAGTCTCATCATCTCTTGTGGGGTGGGTGGGTGGCTAGCATAAGAGTGAGTCTCATCATCTCTTGTGGGGGTGGGTGGCTAACATAAGAGGTGGATATGTGAGTCTCATCATCTCTTGTGGGGTGGGTGGGTGGCTAGCATAAGAGTGAGTCTCATCATCTCTTGTGGGGGTGGGTGGCTAACATAAGAGGTGGAGATATGTGAGTCTCATCATCTCTTGTGGGGGTGGGTGGCTAGCATAAGAGGTGGATGTGTGAGGAAATGTTAAATTAAGGTGTCAAAGTCGACTACTAAAAATCTGTACAAATAGTTGCAAGTGGCACGGCATCAGTCTAGTCAAGGGGAAGTCAACgtaaaaggaaatagaaattatttaattaattgttgtgaTTCTTGTCTTTCTTGGCCGTCCGTTAGGCGTTAGATGAGGTGTTGGTTTGGTTTGTGAAATGCAAGCTGCTTGTCTTCTGCTGGTGTTGTGGTTTATCCCCAAAAAAGTTTTTAAGTACACGTCGATTCTTCATTTTCTCAATGTCTACAAGACTCCGTCCCTTTCGTTTGTTCCTCCGAGAAAAGGTCAGTCGACGGTTTCAATTCAATCGACGTTTCCAAGGATGAGCATTTCCTCAACCTCCTCCGCTATATCTTCAGATCCTCGTACAGCCTGCAACCATGAACCTACTCCTCTACAATCACCGCTCCCATGGCCTCCCCATTCGATCGTAACACCTTCCACGAAGATCAAATCAATCCCTTCTCCgtactactctctctctctctctctctctctctctctcccaactTGTTTAGTTGTATGAATTTGATGGAATTCTTGAATTTCGATGGCTCATTTGGTTACAGTTTTGAAGCCAACGACTCCACATTTGTGATCATTTTTTTCTTGGATTCTTACTTAAAACAGTGTTTTGGCATGAAAGCATTGTGCAAAATTCTCGCTTATCCTTGCGTTGTATATAATTTGTATACTTACTGGCTGGCACTTTCCAGAACTCAAATTCCAGGCTTTCTCCTCTTCCTCTTGAGCCAGTGGATTTCAACCATGGCCATGCTGTCCCAATCGACATTCCTCTTAATACATCTGCGGTAAGTGCATTTCTAAAACCAGTGAAGACGCAGTTACTAAGATTTTTGCTTCTTTAAGTTCATCTTCCAAATGTTTGATATTTTCTTGAGTCTCAGGAttcaagaaagagagagaaactgagagagaaagagaaggagctGCATGCTAAGGAGGCTGAATTGAGAAAGAGGGAAGAGGTATTCGGTGATGGAAATATTAACCTCTCAACTTTCGTTGCTTATTTGATAAATGGCGTCCTTAATTATGATCATTGTTTTGTTGAGATACGCAGCACGTCAAAAGGCTGGAAGAGGCGGCAGCTCGAGGTGCTTTCCATTTCTCTCCTGTTTTCTCTcctttttatctaatttttatgtGCTATATCTTAAGCAATCACTTGCTGCATTGACAACTGTAGACTTCCAGTTTGTTTTACATTAACTTTGAAGAGTCCATTATTTTTCTGATAGTTTTTATTCAAGTTGTATAGGCATTTCAGTTTGTTTTATGTTCTCGTTCTTgtatgcgcgcgcgcgcgcgcgcgtgcatatatatatatatatatattattcaagtTGGGCAGGAATTTCAGTTTGCTTTATGTTCTTGTtcttgtatgtgtgtgtgtgtgaatatatATGAACACTCCTTTTTCCCTCTTTTGTTTATTCTTTTGGTTTATATTCCTTTGCTTTCCTTTTTCCAAGAACAAATATACTCAATTTCCATGGAATTTGATCATTGTGCAGTTCAACACTGTTTAACTTAGGTTCTTCCTTTGGCTTTGCAGCTGGCATAGTTCTTGAGGTGGCAAATTGGCCTCCATTTCTCCCACTCGTCCATCATGACATCACAAATGAAGTACCAATTCATCTTCAGAAATTGTTGTATATTGGCTTTGCAACATTTTTGGGTACGTCAAACTCAAATGTGTTCTTCTGGGAGTTTATCATACATTATAATGATTCTATTGCTCTTTGTATCTGAAATGTATTGAATATGTGCCACTGAAGATTGGCTTAAGGTCCATAATTGTAAACGCTCATGGATTCAGGGGTGGTGGGGTGTCTGCTATGGAACATTTTGGCTGTTGCTGCAGCTGGGATTACATTGGGAggttaatatatatagaattctGCTATGTTTTGTGCCCttgtttttttatgttaataatttgcCATAACTCATCAGATATTACCCTTAACAGATCCTAACGTATCTTGATGCAGATGTGAAAATCTGGTTCCTTTCTGTTATATACTTCGTCTTAGGGGTTCCACTAGCATATCTGCTATGGTATCGTCCCCTTTATCGTACTTTTAGGTAAGGATATTTGTTTTCTCCATGCCATTAACTTGCAGGTCAATTGCAAGCCTATTTATCTTCATATAAATCTGTTGAACATTTGGTTCTCTGTTTGGATGGCTGGCTTTAGTTAACATCAGAGGCCTCGTTGCAGGAAGGATAGTGCTGTGAATTTTGGCtggtttttccttttctatttggTGAGTTTTCTTGTCTTTTACTATATATCTGCTATATCTACATTGAGTTGACCcaaaattgtctcatttttTTGCCACTGCTTGCAGCTTCACATTGGCTTCTGCATCTTTGCTGCGGTTGCTCCACCAATAGTTTTCAAAGGAAGATCTTTCACGTATGTTCCCTCTTAACTATTGAAACAACATTcgacaacataccaagcctttatcccactatttGGGATCAGTTGCATAAATTTTAGCTTATCATTTACTTTATTCATGAACTTATCTTCTAGCAGGCTCTTATAACGAATATCTTCCAAAGTATCTTTTacccaaaattttcatcatctttGAAACAGGGGTTTCCTGTCCGCCGTAGATATCATAAGCAAACATCCTTTTCTGGGGGTAAGCCAATTCCCAAACTAGCATTCATATTTTGCTACTTTTTATTCTTGCTGTTTCCTTCTATTGTTTAAgttgatttcatttcattctgCTCAGATATTGTACTTCATTGGGTTTGGATTGTTCTGCCTCGAATCGATTCTCAGCATCTGGGTTATCCAGGTCTGGTTCTTTGTTTCTTCAAACATCTTCATTTCATCAAGTCACCAAAGAACAAGGACAATTGCTGCGTACATGCCTACATGCTGactaattaattaagcattTTGCTAATTTCCTTCGctttatttactttttgtttGTTAATATATTCAAATACGACCTCACAAAGCGTGGAACCGTGCACTAAAACACCTTCTcccttttgttatttttactattaGATTTACTTCTTGTTTCATACCTCCATCTTGCAGCAAGTATACATGTACTTCCGGGGCATGGGCAAAGCTGCAGAGATGCGCGAGGCTGCCAGAAGAACATGAGAACAGTGATTCAATGCCCTCCGTtcaagagaaaagagagaaattaaatACCATACTAAGAAGGGTTTGTTTTAAgtgcttctttttcttgttcagAATGCTTTTACTAGGTTTTTAAGAGAAATAGCTGTTATTGACATAGAAAAGTAGTTGGGGCATACAAGGTGTACCTCTGGAATACTTGCATTTTGGTGTGTTTGGAGTTTGTTTGGCTTCAGAGAAAGTATTTTGGTAAACACTTCCTGAGAAAAGGGCTTGACAACAACATCATTATCCGTTTAAGTGAAAGTTTTGCCAGCCAAATGAACTGTGCAAGGGGGACCCCCTGCCCTGGCCATATTGCTTAAAATGAATGCTTTTATATTGCCCTTTGCATTTCATATGATCGAAGGTCGACTATAGCAATGAATGGAATGGGATGAATTGACATAACGAGAAGTACTTTTTCCTGCATGGGAGAGCAAGGGAAATGGataaaatagaataatattAACGTaattaattctcttttaatgtATAGTTTactattacatatatatacctcTCTAATGTAcatctttaaaatattattaagattaatattattgttatatccGTTTTGACTGCATTCTCCTCTATGGTTCAAAGTCAAACTCAGTAATAGGACACTGATTAGTGGTTCCATTGgttgagtgcgattttgttgaACATCACCCCCAcaatttttgtgagggtgaaaaagcAACAGAACGgcatgaaaatattaattgcCGTTCCGTTactttttcaccctcacaaaaattgtgagggtgatgtgggtgatgttcaccccgttaaagggtgGAACAAAATTACACTCTCATTGGGTTACAAAACCAAAGACGTGGCCATTATgtgtcattttttaattaatttaataaatattaaaatttaattaagatttaactaaaCCCTAACTACAGCtatttttccctcaataatAACCCCTTTGCATGGTGAATCTTTGTAGCCACAATCAAGGGAGAAACCAGCTTCAAACCCTCTGAATGAAATGAGTGAAATTAAGTTCTCCTCGCAAGAGAATACATTGCTTAAACCTTTCTCTAAGATCTGCCTTCTACCTTAACAAAACCAAaagatttaacatatatatatatatatatcatcgaTCTGCCAGAGCTATCAAAATCATGATATAATCACTcgaaaaccaaaaccaaaaagatAACAGaaacattcatatatatatatatagactcaTTAAAGCCATCAAACCCATATAGGTCCAACCAACCAAGTCTTCCACAAAGCATTACATACTTGCTtttatatatccatatatatatatgggtagCAACTGCTAAATAAGATACCAACCTAGTGGTAGCAACTGCTAAATAAGATACCAACCTActgcagatatatatatatatatatctcaacaGTAAGCAACGCACTTCTTCTTGCAGTCCATGGTGCATCCGCCGCCGCCACCTCCCCCGCCGTAGTTCTTTCCGGCGTGGCTGTAGGAACTGAAGCACTTGGCTGGGCAGATCAGCTTCTTTTTGTAGCACGGACCCTTTTCCTTGCAAACAACGCTGGGCCTCACAACGCCACCTTTCGCGTACCCTCCGTTCGGGCCCCCGAACCCGGCTCCGTAGCCGCCGCCCATGTTCCACCCATTTCCCATTCCGGGTATGTTGAACCCGCCGCCGGGGCCGAAGAACCCTCCCCGCCCTTCGCCGCCGCCCTTCTGGCTGTTTGGGGCGCTGTGGCGAGCCTTTTCCTTGCCGGAGGCGAGTATCTCGGGTCGGGTCTCCGCGGAGAGGAAGGCCGTGGTGGAGATAAGGAAAGCTAGGAGAAGAGTGGAGATCGTGTTCATGGTGGGGGGAAGCTTTTTGGCGAGGTGATGAGGGGAAGAGAAAGTGCGCGTGGAATATTTATGTAGTGGAGATGACAGGAGAGCAGCATTAAAgcgagagaata from Diospyros lotus cultivar Yz01 chromosome 8, ASM1463336v1, whole genome shotgun sequence carries:
- the LOC127807262 gene encoding dormancy-associated protein 2, which translates into the protein MNTISTLLLAFLISTTAFLSAETRPEILASGKEKARHSAPNSQKGGGEGRGGFFGPGGGFNIPGMGNGWNMGGGYGAGFGGPNGGYAKGGVVRPSVVCKEKGPCYKKKLICPAKCFSSYSHAGKNYGGGGGGGGCTMDCKKKCVAYC
- the LOC127808145 gene encoding secretory carrier-associated membrane protein-like isoform X1 codes for the protein MASPFDRNTFHEDQINPFSNSNSRLSPLPLEPVDFNHGHAVPIDIPLNTSADSRKREKLREKEKELHAKEAELRKREEHVKRLEEAAARAGIVLEVANWPPFLPLVHHDITNEVPIHLQKLLYIGFATFLGVVGCLLWNILAVAAAGITLGDVKIWFLSVIYFVLGVPLAYLLWYRPLYRTFRKDSAVNFGWFFLFYLLHIGFCIFAAVAPPIVFKGRSFTGFLSAVDIISKHPFLGILYFIGFGLFCLESILSIWVIQQVYMYFRGMGKAAEMREAARRT
- the LOC127808145 gene encoding secretory carrier-associated membrane protein 3-like isoform X2 — encoded protein: MSTRLRPFRLFLREKNSNSRLSPLPLEPVDFNHGHAVPIDIPLNTSADSRKREKLREKEKELHAKEAELRKREEHVKRLEEAAARAGIVLEVANWPPFLPLVHHDITNEVPIHLQKLLYIGFATFLGVVGCLLWNILAVAAAGITLGDVKIWFLSVIYFVLGVPLAYLLWYRPLYRTFRKDSAVNFGWFFLFYLLHIGFCIFAAVAPPIVFKGRSFTGFLSAVDIISKHPFLGILYFIGFGLFCLESILSIWVIQQVYMYFRGMGKAAEMREAARRT